A window from Symbiopectobacterium purcellii encodes these proteins:
- the atoC gene encoding acetoacetate metabolism transcriptional regulator AtoC, with protein MKQTYSILIADDEENVRRMLTTAFSLAGQQTFCASDGREAVRTFIDHTPDVVLMDIRMPRLNGIEALQQMRQHHPKTPIILMTAYAAVETAVEALRHGAFDYVIKPFDLDELTLIIQRALQLQAMKQEIRHLHQALSDSWQWGHILTNSPRMMEICRDTAKIALSQASVLISGESGTGKELIARAIHYNSRRANGPFIKINCAALPESLLESELFGHEKGAFTGAQVQRQGLFERAHQGTLLLDEVGEMPLNLQVKLLRVLQEREFERVGGHNTVKVDIRIIAATNRNLVAMVDSGDFRQDLFYRLNVIHLEIPPLRERQQDIPLLANHFLQKFCAENRREIIDIDPAALAVLQAWHWPGNIRELSNVIERAVIMSTGVVIFADDLPTQLHCATSNADGEKPPLSFTQGESSLKEAIKRYEKQVIISTLEKHQGNRTHSALQLGISRRALMYKLQEYGIDTLLPKTDT; from the coding sequence TTATCGATCACACGCCGGACGTGGTATTGATGGACATCCGTATGCCGCGACTCAACGGCATCGAAGCGCTGCAACAGATGCGCCAGCATCACCCTAAAACGCCCATCATCCTGATGACAGCCTACGCGGCCGTGGAAACCGCCGTTGAAGCGTTGCGCCACGGCGCGTTCGATTACGTGATCAAACCCTTTGATCTCGATGAACTGACGCTCATCATTCAGCGTGCGCTGCAACTTCAGGCGATGAAGCAGGAGATTCGCCATTTGCATCAGGCGCTGAGCGACAGTTGGCAATGGGGGCATATACTGACCAACAGCCCACGGATGATGGAGATCTGCCGCGACACGGCCAAGATTGCGCTCAGTCAGGCCAGTGTGTTGATCAGCGGTGAAAGCGGCACCGGCAAAGAACTGATCGCCCGCGCCATTCACTACAACAGCCGGCGCGCTAACGGCCCCTTTATCAAAATCAACTGCGCGGCGCTGCCAGAATCGTTACTGGAAAGCGAACTGTTCGGCCATGAGAAAGGTGCTTTTACCGGCGCTCAGGTGCAACGGCAAGGGCTGTTTGAGCGCGCTCATCAGGGAACCCTGCTGCTGGATGAAGTGGGTGAAATGCCGCTCAATTTACAGGTAAAACTGCTGCGCGTGTTACAAGAACGCGAGTTTGAACGGGTGGGCGGGCACAACACGGTGAAAGTGGATATTCGTATCATTGCCGCCACTAACCGCAACCTCGTCGCCATGGTCGATAGCGGCGATTTCCGTCAGGATCTGTTTTATCGCCTCAACGTGATCCATCTGGAAATCCCCCCGCTACGCGAACGTCAGCAAGATATTCCGCTGCTGGCCAACCATTTTCTGCAAAAGTTCTGTGCGGAAAACCGGCGTGAAATTATCGATATCGATCCGGCCGCGCTGGCGGTTCTACAAGCCTGGCACTGGCCTGGCAATATTCGCGAATTATCGAACGTGATTGAGCGTGCGGTGATCATGAGCACCGGCGTGGTGATTTTTGCCGACGATCTGCCCACACAGCTGCACTGCGCCACCAGCAACGCCGATGGAGAAAAACCGCCGCTGTCATTTACCCAGGGTGAATCCAGCCTGAAAGAAGCGATCAAGCGCTATGAAAAACAGGTGATTATCTCCACGCTGGAAAAACACCAGGGCAATCGCACCCACAGCGCATTGCAGTTGGGTATCAGCCGCCGGGCGCTGATGTATAAACTGCAAGAATACGGCATCGATACCCTCCTTCCGAAAACGGATACCTGA
- the atoD gene encoding acetate CoA-transferase subunit alpha, which yields MKDKHLTLPQASRLFRDGMTIMVGGFMGIGTPPRLVNALLDSGVRDLTLIANDTAFVDTGIGPLIVNGRVKKVIASHIGTNPETGRRMINGEMEVQLVPQGTLIEQIRCGGAGLGGALTPTGVGTVVEEGKQRITLDKVTYLLERPLRADLALIRAHQADALGNLTYQLSARNFNPLLALAADITLVEPDELVAIGDIAPDRVVTPGALVDYIITPEER from the coding sequence ATGAAAGATAAACATCTTACCTTACCGCAGGCTAGCCGCTTGTTCCGTGATGGCATGACCATCATGGTGGGCGGTTTTATGGGAATTGGCACGCCCCCCCGTCTGGTTAACGCGTTACTCGATTCCGGCGTGCGCGACTTGACGCTTATCGCCAACGACACCGCGTTCGTCGATACCGGTATTGGCCCGCTGATCGTCAACGGCAGGGTGAAGAAAGTGATCGCCTCACACATCGGCACTAACCCGGAAACCGGTCGCCGCATGATTAACGGCGAAATGGAAGTGCAACTGGTGCCGCAGGGAACCCTCATCGAACAGATCCGCTGCGGCGGTGCCGGACTGGGCGGCGCGCTTACCCCAACCGGCGTCGGCACCGTGGTGGAAGAAGGCAAACAGCGCATCACGCTGGATAAAGTCACCTATCTGCTGGAACGGCCACTGCGCGCAGATTTGGCACTGATTCGCGCCCATCAGGCCGATGCGCTCGGCAATCTGACCTACCAACTCAGCGCCAGAAACTTCAATCCGCTGCTGGCTCTCGCCGCAGATATCACCTTGGTCGAACCGGATGAACTGGTCGCTATCGGCGACATCGCGCCAGATCGGGTGGTCACGCCCGGAGCCCTGGTTGATTACATCATTACCCCCGAGGAGCGTTAA
- a CDS encoding 3-oxoacid CoA-transferase subunit B gives MDAKQRIARRVAQELQDGDVVNLGIGLPTQVANYLPEGIDITLQSENGFLGLGPITEPHPDLVNAGGQPCGILPGAAMFDSAFSFALIRGGHVDACVLGGLQVDEEANLANWVVPGKMVPGMGGAMDLVTGAKKVIIAMEHCAKDGTAKILKRCTMPLTAQHAVHMLVTELAVFRFINGAMWLTEIAPGHGVDSIRAKTDAHFDVAEPLQPMWQATVGGDA, from the coding sequence ATGGATGCCAAACAACGTATTGCGCGCCGCGTGGCGCAAGAGCTGCAAGACGGCGATGTGGTCAATCTGGGGATTGGCCTGCCGACGCAGGTGGCTAACTATCTGCCAGAAGGCATTGATATCACGCTGCAATCAGAAAATGGTTTTCTTGGCCTTGGCCCGATAACCGAGCCGCATCCCGATCTGGTCAACGCCGGTGGGCAACCCTGCGGCATTCTGCCCGGCGCCGCGATGTTCGACAGCGCGTTCTCCTTTGCCCTGATCCGTGGCGGCCACGTGGATGCCTGCGTGCTGGGTGGCCTGCAAGTGGATGAAGAGGCCAATCTGGCTAACTGGGTCGTTCCCGGCAAGATGGTGCCCGGCATGGGCGGTGCGATGGATTTGGTTACCGGTGCGAAGAAAGTGATCATCGCCATGGAACACTGCGCCAAAGACGGCACCGCCAAAATCCTTAAACGCTGCACCATGCCGCTGACCGCACAGCATGCCGTCCATATGCTGGTTACTGAATTGGCGGTGTTCCGTTTTATTAACGGTGCCATGTGGCTCACCGAAATCGCACCGGGCCATGGCGTGGACAGCATTCGCGCCAAAACCGACGCGCACTTCGACGTGGCAGAACCGCTGCAACCGATGTGGCAAGCCACTGTCGGGGGTGATGCATGA
- a CDS encoding TIGR00366 family protein codes for MIGRISRFMTRVVSRYLPDPLIFAMLLTLITFGVALWLTPQTPLSMVKLWGDGFWNLLAFGMQMALIIVTGHALASSPPVKRLLRLAASAAKTPAQGVMLVTFFGSVACVINWGFGLIVGAMFAREVARRVPGSDYPLLIACAYIGFLTWGGGFSGSMPLLAATPGNPVEHIAGLVPVSHTLFTGFNLFITLGLIVVMPFVTRMMTPRPSDVISIDPALLKDDTDFQKTLPADAPPSERLEESRILALIIGALGVVYLGIYFAEKGFNITINTVNMMFMIAGLLLHKTPMAYMRAISAAARSTAGILVQFPFYAGIQLMMEHSGLGGLITEFFINVANKDTFPVMTFFSSALINFAVPSGGGHWVIQGPFVMPAAQALGADLGKSVMAIAYGEQWMNMAQPFWALPALAIAGLGVRDIMGYCITALLFSGVIFVVGLTFF; via the coding sequence ATGATAGGGCGTATCTCGCGTTTTATGACGCGCGTCGTCAGCCGTTATCTGCCCGATCCGCTGATTTTTGCCATGTTGTTAACGCTGATTACCTTCGGCGTGGCGTTGTGGCTCACGCCACAAACGCCGCTCAGCATGGTGAAACTGTGGGGCGATGGTTTCTGGAATCTGCTGGCATTCGGCATGCAGATGGCGCTGATCATTGTCACCGGCCATGCGTTGGCAAGCTCACCACCGGTCAAACGCCTGCTGCGTCTGGCGGCTTCCGCCGCCAAAACGCCGGCACAGGGCGTGATGCTGGTGACATTCTTCGGCTCTGTCGCCTGCGTGATCAACTGGGGCTTCGGTTTGATCGTCGGCGCGATGTTTGCACGCGAAGTGGCGCGCCGTGTGCCCGGATCGGACTATCCGCTCCTGATCGCCTGCGCTTATATTGGCTTTCTCACCTGGGGTGGCGGTTTCTCCGGCTCAATGCCTCTGCTGGCGGCAACGCCCGGCAACCCGGTAGAGCACATCGCCGGTCTGGTGCCAGTGTCTCACACCCTGTTTACCGGTTTTAACCTGTTTATCACGCTCGGCCTGATCGTCGTCATGCCGTTTGTGACCCGCATGATGACGCCGCGACCCAGCGATGTCATCTCCATCGATCCTGCGCTGTTAAAGGACGATACCGACTTCCAGAAAACCTTGCCTGCCGATGCGCCACCCTCTGAGCGTTTGGAAGAGAGCCGCATTCTGGCACTGATTATCGGCGCTCTGGGTGTCGTTTATCTGGGCATCTACTTTGCGGAGAAAGGGTTCAACATCACCATTAACACCGTCAACATGATGTTCATGATTGCCGGTCTGCTGCTGCATAAAACGCCTATGGCCTATATGCGGGCTATCAGCGCGGCGGCACGCAGTACCGCCGGTATTCTGGTGCAGTTCCCGTTCTACGCCGGTATTCAGCTCATGATGGAACATTCCGGGCTGGGCGGTCTGATCACCGAATTTTTCATCAACGTCGCCAATAAAGACACTTTCCCCGTCATGACCTTCTTCAGCTCTGCGCTGATCAACTTCGCCGTGCCTTCCGGCGGCGGCCACTGGGTTATCCAGGGGCCATTCGTGATGCCGGCGGCACAGGCGTTAGGTGCCGATTTGGGCAAATCAGTGATGGCCATCGCCTATGGCGAGCAGTGGATGAACATGGCACAGCCCTTCTGGGCGCTGCCTGCGCTTGCCATCGCTGGACTGGGCGTGCGCGACATCATGGGGTATTGCATCACCGCGCTGCTGTTCTCCGGGGTGATTTTTGTCGTGGGTTTGACGTTCTTTTAA